A stretch of the Oncorhynchus mykiss isolate Arlee chromosome 23, USDA_OmykA_1.1, whole genome shotgun sequence genome encodes the following:
- the LOC118943894 gene encoding transmembrane protein 235-like, with the protein MLSFAFQTAAIGSDYWYIIKVKRCSFTFNSSSYSEPAMHMLNMHSVSVVLLPLSLVLLLFGGICGLISSQPWGPALLTSTVSYLFFCSVLTLSGVSLYISNSEQALAETESLVGAERLAQVVSTSFELVPGPGCPSAWRSSLACCWLPTPPSRAAHRATACPLS; encoded by the exons ATGCTCAGTTTTGCGTTCCAGACGGCAGCGATTGGGAGCGACTACTGGTACATTATTAAG GTCAAAAGGTGTTCTTTCACATTTAACTCCTCCAGCTACTCTGAACCTGCGATGCACATGTTGA ACATGCACAGTGTGAGTGTGGTCTTGCTCCCTCTTAGCCTGGTCCTTCTACTGTTTGGAGGAATCTGTGGCTTGATCAGTTCCCAGCCCTGGGGCCCCGCCCTCCTCACTAGCACTGTCTCCTATCTCTTCTTCTGCA GTGTCCTGACCCTCTCCGGTGTCAGCCTGTACATCAGCAACTCCGAGCAGGCACTGGCAGAGACCGAGAGTCTGGTGGGGGCTGAGCGTCTGGCCCAGGTGGTCAGCACCTCATTCGAGCTGGTCCCTGGGCCTGGCTGTCCTTCTGCCTGGAGGTCCTCACTGGCCTGCTGCTGGCTGCCCACCCCACCCTCCAGAGCAGCTCACCGGGCCACGGCATGCCCTCTGTCCTAA
- the LOC110502936 gene encoding uncharacterized protein C16orf52 homolog B isoform X1 → MDKLTVISGCLFLAADIFAIASIANPDWINTGDATGKLGSLTVGLVRQCQTIHGREWTCIPPRLPPEWVTTLFFIILGIISLTVTCGLLVASHWHREATRYARWIAFTGMILLCMAALIFPIGFYIDEVGGQPYKLPNNTVVGSSYVLFVLSIFFTIVGLLFAGKVCLPG, encoded by the exons ATGGATAAACTCACCGTCATATCAGGATGCCTCTTTCTAGCAGCAGATATCTTTGCCATCGCCAGTATTGCTAATCCAGACTGGATCAACACCGGAGATGCAACTGGTAAGTTAG gTTCCCTGACGGTAGGCCTGGTGCGGCAGTGCCAGACCATCCACGGTCGTGAATGGACCTGTATCCCCCCGCGGCTGCCCCCTGAGTGGGTCACCACCCTCTTCTTCATTATCCTGGGCATCATCTCCCTCACAGTGACCTGCGGCCTGTTGGTGGCATCACACTGGCACCGCGAGGCCACCCGTTACGCCCGCTGGATCGCCTTCACTGGGA tgATCCTGCTCTGTATGGCAGCTCTTATATTTCCTATAGGATTTTACATCGATGAGGTCGGGGGACAGCCTTATAAACTACCCAACAACACAGTGGTGGGGTCCTCATATGTACTCTTTGTCCTATCTATATTTTTCACTATAGTGGGACTACTGTTTGCAGGGAAGGTCTGCTTGCCTGGGTGA
- the LOC110502936 gene encoding uncharacterized protein C16orf52 homolog B isoform X2 yields MDKLTVISGCLFLAADIFAIASIANPDWINTGDATGSLTVGLVRQCQTIHGREWTCIPPRLPPEWVTTLFFIILGIISLTVTCGLLVASHWHREATRYARWIAFTGMILLCMAALIFPIGFYIDEVGGQPYKLPNNTVVGSSYVLFVLSIFFTIVGLLFAGKVCLPG; encoded by the exons ATGGATAAACTCACCGTCATATCAGGATGCCTCTTTCTAGCAGCAGATATCTTTGCCATCGCCAGTATTGCTAATCCAGACTGGATCAACACCGGAGATGCAACTG gTTCCCTGACGGTAGGCCTGGTGCGGCAGTGCCAGACCATCCACGGTCGTGAATGGACCTGTATCCCCCCGCGGCTGCCCCCTGAGTGGGTCACCACCCTCTTCTTCATTATCCTGGGCATCATCTCCCTCACAGTGACCTGCGGCCTGTTGGTGGCATCACACTGGCACCGCGAGGCCACCCGTTACGCCCGCTGGATCGCCTTCACTGGGA tgATCCTGCTCTGTATGGCAGCTCTTATATTTCCTATAGGATTTTACATCGATGAGGTCGGGGGACAGCCTTATAAACTACCCAACAACACAGTGGTGGGGTCCTCATATGTACTCTTTGTCCTATCTATATTTTTCACTATAGTGGGACTACTGTTTGCAGGGAAGGTCTGCTTGCCTGGGTGA